The Coffea arabica cultivar ET-39 chromosome 1e, Coffea Arabica ET-39 HiFi, whole genome shotgun sequence genome has a window encoding:
- the LOC113704497 gene encoding protein neprosin, which translates to MKLFYFFILLSLMNLCDASSKKIQVRKTLSSSKKIPVKSIKSPDGDIIDCINIYHQPAFDHPLLKNHTILMRPSFQPRKGPIGGGELFQSNAHGQEDKKPIAQLWQLGGRCPEGTIPIRRNQKARYAKKKHRNFPQLAGFSNHEYAYASVQSNKYLGAKATINLWQPQVQGSREFSLAQIWVVAGANSGLNTVEAGWMVFPSHFRESNTRLFTYWTSDGYQKTGCYNLDCPGFVHTSNSIALDVALSPVSTYHGAQHEIILQIFKDPKQNVWWLQHGNDDVIGYWPASLFTDLADSASLIEWGGEIINHAQDGQHTTTQMGSGHFAEEGYKGASYFKNLQVVDQSNTLVPPGDIKPVATKPDCYNIVPGKSDDVGDYFYFGGPGRNPKCP; encoded by the exons ATGAAgctattttatttcttcattttattatcCTTGATGAATTTATGTGATGCCTCAAGCAAGAAGATTCAGGTCAGGAAAACGTTGAGCAGTTCAAAGAAGATCCCTGTCAAGTCCATCAAG AGCCCTGATGGTGATATTATTGATTGTATCAACATTTATCATCAACCAGCATTTGATCATCCTTTGCTCAAAAATCATACCATTTTG ATGAGGCCTAGTTTCCAGCCTCGGAAAGGACCAATTGGTGGGGGTGAACTATTCCAATCCAATGCTCATGGCCAAGAGGATAAAAAACCAATTGCTCAGTTATGGCAGTTGGGTGGGAGATGCCCTGAAGGAACTATTCCTATTAGAAGAAACCAGAAAGCAAGATATGCAAAGAAGAAGCACAGAAACTTTCCCCAGCTCGCTGGCTTTTCCAATCACGAG TATGCATATGCATCTGTCCAGAGTAACAAGTATTTGGGAGCAAAGGCAACAATAAACCTTTGGCAACCCCAGGTTCAGGGCAGTCGTGAATTTAGCTTGGCTCAAATATGGGTTGTTGCAGGTGCTAATTCAGGTCTAAACACCGTTGAAGCTGGTTGGATG GTATTTCCAAGTCACTTTAGAGAGAGCAACACAAGACTTTTCACTTACTGGACT AGTGATGGTTATCAAAAAACTGGCTGCTACAACTTGGACTGCCCTGGCTTTGTTCATACCAGTAATTCAATTGCATTAGATGTTGCCCTTTCACCAGTTTCTACCTATCATGGTGCTCAACATGAAATCATCCTACAAATCTTTAAG GACCCAAAGCAAAATGTGTGGTGGCTACAACACGGGAATGACgatgtaattggttattggcCTGCTTCCTTATTTACAGACCTAGCAGACAGTGCTTCACTAATTGAATGGGGTGGAGAGATAATAAATCATGCTCAAGATGGGCAACACACCACAACTCAAATGGGCAGTGGCCATTTTGCTGAAGAAGGGTATAAAGGGGCAAGTTACTTCAAGAATCTTCAAGTAGTTGATCAATCCAACACCTTAGTCCCTCCTGGTGATATCAAACCTGTAGCTACAAAGCCGGATTGCTACAACATAGTACCTGGAAAGAGTGATGATGTCGGAGATTACTTTTACTTTGGTGGACCAGGAAGAAATCCTAAGTGTCCATGA